The following nucleotide sequence is from Candidatus Cloacimonadota bacterium.
GTTGGGAAATCGATTTTAAATATGATATTTTGACGGATATCAGTCTAATCTCAAAAAATGAACTAAACAGCATCAAAGGGAAATTGCCCTTTATTGTAAATGCTCTCGAAAATGGTGTGGAATTATGACTTTAACCGCTAAAGAGCGAGAAATATTAATTGAGAATTATTTGCAGAAAGGAATTGAAACAATTGATAAAGTCGAATTTCTACTTCAAAATAATGAATTATCGCTGGCAATAAATCGGATTTATTATGGAATATTCTACACCATATCTGCTTTAGCCATTAAACATAAATTTTCCACATCCAAACATAATCAATTAATTGGCTGGTTTGACCGAAACATTGTGAAAGAGAAATTAGTTGATAAAAAAATCAGTAAAATTATTCATAAAGCGTTTAAAGATAGAAAAGCAGGCGATTATAATGTTCTTTCAAAATTCAGCAAAGAAGAAGTAGAACAGTCGTTTGTGGATATGAAAATCGCGATAAATGAAGTGAAGAAATTGATTGATAAACCTAATGAAGGATAAAAAATAATTGGAGGAAAACAATGCCCACAAAAGATAAAGATTCAGCCTTAAAAACTGCGATGAGCCAACTGGATAAGCAGTTTGGACTCGGAACAATAATGCGTTTGGGTGATAAGCCGAAAGCGAAAGTCGATGTCATTCCAACCGGAGCTATGAATCTCGATGCTGCTCTCGGGATCGGAGGAATTCCACGCGGAAGAATAACCGAAATCTACGGACCGGAAGCTTCAGGAAAAACCACTCTAGCTCTGCACGCAGTTTCCGAAGCCCAGAAAAAAGAAGGAGTAGTTGCTTTCATCGATGTAGAACACGCCCTCGATCCGATTTATGCAGGAAATATCGGAGTCGATACGGAAAATCTGCTGCTTTCTCAACCTGATGGAGGAGAGCAGGCATTGGAAATTGTGGAAACTCTTGTGCGCAGTAATGCTATCGATTTGATTGTTTTAGATTCTGTGGCAGCT
It contains:
- a CDS encoding HEPN domain-containing protein; protein product: MTLTAKEREILIENYLQKGIETIDKVEFLLQNNELSLAINRIYYGIFYTISALAIKHKFSTSKHNQLIGWFDRNIVKEKLVDKKISKIIHKAFKDRKAGDYNVLSKFSKEEVEQSFVDMKIAINEVKKLIDKPNEG